Part of the Sporomusa termitida genome, TCGTTGATTGCTGAGATAACCTCCTTCTTACATAGTGCGCAGTTCAGCTAGATTTATAAGCAAGTATCGTGCCAATAAATATTTCTTACGGTAATAGGCCAAAAATCATTATTTTCTGTCTTCTGACTGAGGATATGGCAGCAAAATGATAGGGAAGAGTGTTCATATTCATAGACAGTGTGTGTATGAACTGCGACATATATACATAAATCTTTGGCTTACAGGTAGTTGTATTTTATTGAGCAGCGCTCAAGGTTGATCCGTAAATTTTGTCACTGGGATATTGGCATGGTTTTTGCATCATACTTAAACTGAAGATTGCACCTGATGCAGTACTACTCTAACATTGTCTTTATTAACAGGGGAGGTATTTTTCGATGAAGGGTTTGAAAAACAAGGTTGTAATTATTACTGGAGCTGCAGCCGGCATTGGCAAGGCAACGGCGCTGCGGTTTGCCGAAGAGGGCGCCAATATCGTTATCGCTGATTTTGCTGACGGCTCGGCTGCTGTGCAGGAGGTGACGGCCAAAGGGGTACAGGCTGTCTACGCCCAGGTTAATGTTACTGATCCGGAAAGTGTTAAGGCTATGGTGGCCAAAGCAATAGAGGTTTTTGGCAAGGTGGATGTATTAATTAATAACGCCGGCATTACGAAAGATGCCATGATGAAAAAGATGACAAAAGAGGCCTGGGATGCAGTCATCGATGTTAACCTGACCGGTGTATTTAACTGCACTTCGGCCGTGCTGCCCCATCTGCTTGCCCAGAAAGCCGGTGTAGTGCTTACGACCTCTTCTGTTGTCGGCCTGTACGGCAACCTTGGTCAAACCAATTACGCGGCTGCTAAGTGGGGGGTAATCGGCATGACTAAATCCTGGGCCAAGGAGATGGCCCGTCATGGTCTCCGGTTTAACTGCGTGGCGCCCGGATTTATTGCCACTGAAATGGTCAAGAAAATCCCTGAACAGGTGCTTAACGAAAAAATATTGATTAAAGTCCCGGCCGGGCGGCTGGGGGAACCGGAAGAAATTGCCGCGGCCTTTGCTTTTCTCGCCTCTGATGATGCTAAGTTCATCAATGGGGCAGTTCTTAGTGTTGACGGTGCCTGCACGCTGTAACAGAGTATTTTGCTGGTTATTTATAAAAATGATAACGCGGAGTCGGTGTACTCCGCGTTATCATTTTTTTCTGTCAGGAGCTTAGTGAATTGACAGCTTTT contains:
- a CDS encoding beta-ketoacyl-ACP reductase, whose protein sequence is MKGLKNKVVIITGAAAGIGKATALRFAEEGANIVIADFADGSAAVQEVTAKGVQAVYAQVNVTDPESVKAMVAKAIEVFGKVDVLINNAGITKDAMMKKMTKEAWDAVIDVNLTGVFNCTSAVLPHLLAQKAGVVLTTSSVVGLYGNLGQTNYAAAKWGVIGMTKSWAKEMARHGLRFNCVAPGFIATEMVKKIPEQVLNEKILIKVPAGRLGEPEEIAAAFAFLASDDAKFINGAVLSVDGACTL